In one window of Nocardiopsis aegyptia DNA:
- the galK gene encoding galactokinase: protein MTATTGVTAAPSASACADAFRDAYGREPEGVWIAPGRINLIGEHTDYNDGFVLPIALPHALAAAGARRADGVVRLRSRQSGEEFSARVADLVPESVPGWAAYPTGALWALAGAGVRIDGLDLMVDSTIPSGTGLSSSAALTCATVLAAAHTHGADPAPARVAALAQRAENGFVGMPCGIMDQSASMLATAGHALFMDTRSLETEQVPFDLAARGLALLVVDTRAPHRHVDGAYAERRRSCEEAARVLGVPALRDVTAEGLAAALDALPDDVSRHRVRHVVTENARVLETVGLLRAGDVRRAGALFTASHASMRDDYEITVPEVDTAVDALLAAGAHGARMTGGGFGGCVIALVADGAQESCLAAVRAAYRERGFAEPAGFTAVPAEGARRVR, encoded by the coding sequence GTGACCGCGACGACCGGAGTGACGGCGGCGCCGTCGGCGAGCGCCTGCGCGGACGCCTTCCGCGACGCCTACGGCCGCGAGCCGGAGGGAGTGTGGATCGCGCCCGGGCGGATCAACCTCATCGGCGAGCACACCGACTACAACGACGGGTTCGTGCTGCCGATCGCCCTGCCGCACGCACTGGCCGCGGCCGGCGCGCGGCGCGCGGACGGGGTCGTACGTCTGCGCTCGCGGCAGTCGGGCGAGGAGTTCTCGGCGCGGGTGGCCGACCTCGTTCCGGAGTCGGTCCCCGGGTGGGCGGCCTACCCCACCGGCGCCCTGTGGGCCCTGGCCGGGGCGGGCGTGCGGATCGACGGCCTGGACCTGATGGTGGACAGCACGATCCCGAGCGGGACGGGGCTGTCGTCGTCGGCCGCGCTGACCTGCGCCACCGTGCTGGCCGCCGCGCACACGCACGGCGCCGACCCCGCGCCCGCCCGGGTGGCCGCGCTGGCGCAGCGGGCGGAGAACGGGTTCGTGGGCATGCCGTGCGGGATCATGGACCAGTCGGCGTCCATGCTGGCCACGGCCGGGCACGCCCTGTTCATGGACACCCGCTCCCTGGAGACCGAGCAGGTGCCCTTCGACCTCGCGGCCCGGGGGCTCGCGCTGCTCGTGGTGGACACCCGGGCGCCGCACCGGCACGTGGACGGCGCCTACGCCGAGCGGCGGCGCTCGTGCGAGGAGGCCGCGCGGGTACTGGGCGTCCCGGCGCTGCGCGACGTCACGGCCGAGGGGTTGGCGGCGGCCCTGGACGCGCTGCCCGACGACGTGTCCCGCCACCGGGTGCGCCACGTGGTGACCGAGAACGCGCGGGTGCTGGAGACGGTCGGCCTCCTGCGCGCCGGGGACGTCCGCCGGGCCGGTGCCCTGTTCACCGCGTCGCACGCCTCGATGCGCGACGACTACGAGATCACCGTCCCAGAGGTCGACACCGCCGTGGACGCGCTGCTGGCGGCGGGCGCGCACGGCGCGCGGATGACGGGCGGCGGGTTCGGCGGGTGCGTGATCGCGCTGGTCGCGGACGGTGCGCAGGAGTCGTGCCTGGCGGCGGTGCGCGCCGCCTACCGCGAGCGGGGCTTCGCCGAGCCCGCGGGGTTCACGGCGGTGCCCGCGGAGGGTGCGCGCCGGGTGCGCTGA
- a CDS encoding nitroreductase family protein: MSSSTPAIPLADTIRARRSIRRFRPEPLPGALLDELLDLAVEAPSSWNFQSRSVVAVTSPEGREALARAAGGQDQPRRAPVTLVFVAEIDAWRRDLSDVYETALRRGAWSQEFADMTATAGLDFQRDLAARGLLREYAVKDAMIAASFAMLAAADAGLASSPMNGWDEAEVKKVIGADHRDDLAIALLLPVGYPAETRAHPGRRPRDRHVYAETFGVAHTGGGPR, from the coding sequence ATGAGCTCTTCCACTCCCGCGATCCCCCTCGCCGACACCATCCGCGCCCGCCGCAGCATCCGGCGCTTCCGCCCCGAACCGCTGCCCGGCGCCCTCCTCGACGAACTCCTCGACCTGGCCGTCGAGGCCCCCTCCAGCTGGAACTTCCAGTCCCGCTCCGTCGTCGCCGTCACCTCGCCCGAGGGCCGCGAGGCGCTCGCCCGCGCCGCGGGCGGCCAGGACCAGCCGCGGCGGGCGCCGGTCACCCTGGTCTTCGTCGCCGAGATCGACGCCTGGCGCCGCGACCTCTCCGACGTCTACGAGACCGCGCTGCGCCGCGGCGCCTGGTCCCAGGAGTTCGCCGACATGACGGCCACCGCCGGCCTCGACTTCCAGCGCGACCTCGCCGCGCGCGGACTCCTGCGCGAGTACGCGGTCAAGGACGCCATGATCGCCGCGAGCTTCGCCATGCTCGCCGCCGCCGACGCCGGACTGGCCTCGTCCCCCATGAACGGCTGGGACGAGGCCGAGGTCAAGAAGGTGATCGGCGCGGACCACCGCGACGACCTCGCCATCGCCCTACTGCTGCCCGTCGGCTACCCGGCCGAGACCCGTGCCCACCCCGGGCGCCGCCCCCGCGACCGCCACGTGTACGCCGAGACCTTCGGCGTCGCCCACACCGGAGGAGGACCGCGATGA
- a CDS encoding MarR family winged helix-turn-helix transcriptional regulator — protein MNDAVDVFLDQWGRERPDLDVSPMALIGRVQRLHRLFVRGLEEYFATQGLELWEFDVLGTLRRSGAPFSLTPKELVRMTMVGSAAMTNRVDRLVKRGLVSREVDPSNRRRTVVSLTPEGLELVDEAVQGHVANEARLLEGLDGDDRARMVELLRTLLLSLGDTLDE, from the coding sequence ATGAACGACGCCGTCGATGTGTTCCTTGACCAGTGGGGCCGAGAGCGCCCCGACCTCGACGTCTCGCCGATGGCGCTCATCGGACGCGTCCAGCGGCTGCACCGGCTGTTCGTGCGCGGTCTGGAGGAGTACTTCGCCACCCAGGGCCTGGAGCTGTGGGAGTTCGACGTCCTCGGGACCCTCCGCCGGTCCGGGGCGCCGTTCTCCCTGACCCCCAAGGAACTGGTCCGGATGACCATGGTCGGCTCGGCGGCCATGACCAACCGCGTGGACCGCCTGGTCAAACGGGGCCTGGTCTCCCGCGAGGTCGATCCCTCGAACCGGCGCCGGACCGTGGTCAGCCTCACACCGGAGGGGCTGGAACTGGTCGACGAGGCCGTCCAGGGGCACGTCGCCAACGAGGCGCGGCTGCTGGAGGGGTTGGACGGGGACGACCGCGCGCGGATGGTCGAACTGCTGCGCACGCTGCTGCTCTCGCTCGGCGACACCCTGGACGAGTGA
- a CDS encoding endonuclease/exonuclease/phosphatase family protein, whose protein sequence is MTPTLRPERTTPGWGRRPDRADLVLAAAALLLGLLMALHAWIPNRIGGLGSLVETFLPWFGLLVPVLLAGALWRRSGSAAAALLVPAVVWLGLFGGQLADTSGTDGGLTVVSHNVGAGNPDPAGTARDLAASGADVLALQEVAADARGTYERELAQAYPHHTIVGTVGLWSRTPLSDARPVDTRMDVGPLGEAKPAEATRGYNRALRATVATDEGPLAVYVAHLGSVRVLPRGGFRTDDRDRGAQALAEAVAAEPHERVVLLGDLNGAMDDRAFDALTAHLTPVQDRAGGGFGFTWPAGFPVVRLDQILVRGVEVDDSWVLPATGSDHRPVAAGLG, encoded by the coding sequence ATGACTCCAACCCTGCGACCGGAACGAACGACGCCCGGATGGGGCCGCCGGCCCGACCGCGCCGACCTCGTGCTCGCGGCGGCGGCGCTGCTCCTCGGGCTGCTCATGGCGCTGCACGCGTGGATCCCGAACCGGATCGGGGGCCTGGGGAGCCTGGTCGAGACCTTCCTGCCGTGGTTCGGCCTGCTCGTCCCGGTCCTGCTGGCCGGTGCGCTGTGGCGCCGCTCGGGGTCCGCGGCGGCCGCGCTGCTGGTGCCCGCCGTGGTGTGGCTCGGCCTGTTCGGCGGGCAGCTCGCGGACACGTCCGGGACGGACGGCGGCCTCACCGTCGTCAGCCACAACGTCGGCGCCGGCAACCCCGACCCGGCCGGTACCGCCCGCGACCTCGCGGCCTCCGGTGCGGACGTGCTGGCCCTCCAGGAGGTGGCCGCGGACGCCAGGGGCACGTACGAGAGGGAGCTGGCGCAGGCGTATCCCCACCACACGATCGTGGGCACGGTCGGGCTGTGGAGCCGGACACCGCTGAGCGACGCCCGGCCGGTCGACACCCGGATGGACGTCGGGCCGCTGGGGGAGGCCAAGCCGGCCGAGGCGACCAGGGGGTACAACCGGGCGCTGCGCGCCACGGTGGCCACGGACGAGGGGCCGCTGGCGGTGTACGTGGCGCACCTGGGCTCCGTACGGGTGCTGCCCAGGGGCGGTTTCCGGACGGACGACCGGGACCGCGGCGCCCAGGCACTCGCCGAGGCCGTCGCCGCCGAACCCCATGAGCGGGTGGTGCTGCTCGGTGACCTGAACGGCGCCATGGACGACCGCGCGTTCGACGCCCTCACCGCCCACCTGACCCCCGTGCAGGACAGGGCCGGCGGCGGTTTCGGCTTCACCTGGCCGGCCGGGTTTCCGGTGGTACGGCTCGACCAGATCCTGGTCAGGGGCGTCGAGGTGGACGACTCATGGGTGCTGCCGGCCACCGGCAGCGACCACCGGCCCGTGGCGGCGGGCCTCGGCTGA
- the galT gene encoding galactose-1-phosphate uridylyltransferase, translated as MRRTAERLADGREIIYFDEGDAVRRPTPDPRDLPPTATGSEMRFDPLLREWVVVASHRQGRTHLPPTDDCPLCPSVDGRRTEVPAPSYDVVAFENRFPSLVPDDGRALEPVGELEPSRRVGEGRCEVLVFGSDHDASFVDLSPRRVRTIMAAWVDRTRALSALPGVEQVFCFENRGPEIGVTLHHPHGQIYAFPFVTPRTERTLDSAEEYRRRTGGDLFADVLRAEQEAKVRVVAQSEHWTAFVPAAARWPVEVHLYPHRRVPDLPALTEAERGDFADLYLDVLRRLDALYDAPLPYIAAWHQAPVRARRDAGALRLEVFSVRRAPGKLKYLAGTESGMGVFINDVTPEAAAQRLREVGP; from the coding sequence ATGAGACGGACCGCCGAACGGCTCGCTGACGGTCGCGAGATCATCTACTTCGACGAGGGCGACGCCGTCCGGCGTCCGACCCCCGACCCCCGCGACCTCCCCCCGACCGCCACGGGATCGGAGATGCGCTTCGACCCGCTGCTGCGCGAGTGGGTGGTCGTCGCCTCGCACCGCCAGGGCCGCACCCACCTGCCGCCCACGGACGACTGCCCCCTGTGCCCGTCCGTCGACGGACGGCGGACCGAGGTCCCGGCGCCCTCCTACGACGTGGTCGCCTTCGAGAACCGCTTCCCCTCGCTGGTGCCCGACGACGGCCGCGCGCTGGAACCGGTCGGTGAGCTGGAACCGTCCCGCCGCGTGGGCGAGGGCCGCTGCGAGGTGCTGGTCTTCGGCTCCGACCACGACGCGTCCTTCGTCGACCTGTCCCCTCGGCGGGTGCGCACGATCATGGCCGCGTGGGTGGACCGCACGCGCGCCCTGTCCGCGCTGCCGGGCGTGGAGCAGGTGTTCTGCTTCGAGAACCGCGGGCCGGAGATCGGCGTGACCCTGCACCACCCGCACGGGCAGATCTACGCCTTCCCGTTCGTGACGCCCCGGACGGAGCGCACGCTCGACTCCGCCGAGGAGTACCGCCGCCGCACCGGCGGCGACCTGTTCGCCGACGTCCTGCGCGCCGAGCAGGAGGCCAAGGTCCGGGTCGTCGCCCAGAGCGAGCACTGGACCGCCTTCGTGCCGGCAGCCGCGCGCTGGCCGGTGGAGGTGCACCTGTACCCGCACCGGCGGGTGCCGGACCTGCCCGCGCTGACGGAGGCCGAGCGCGGCGACTTCGCGGACCTGTACCTCGACGTGCTGCGCCGCTTGGACGCCCTGTACGACGCTCCGCTCCCCTACATCGCCGCCTGGCACCAGGCCCCGGTCCGTGCGCGCCGCGACGCCGGGGCCCTGCGCCTGGAGGTGTTCTCCGTGCGCCGCGCTCCCGGGAAGCTCAAGTACCTGGCGGGCACGGAGTCGGGCATGGGCGTGTTCATCAACGACGTCACCCCGGAGGCGGCCGCCCAGCGGCTCAGAGAGGTGGGACCGTGA
- a CDS encoding DeoR/GlpR family DNA-binding transcription regulator, whose protein sequence is MLAAQRQALILEQIRRTGGVRVTELVESLDVSDMTVRRDLDALAGRGAVRKVHGGAVAAEGARTEEPGFEAKSTRQENEKHAIARAVADLVEPHSAVGLSAGTTTATVARYLTYVPGLTVVTNSLRVAEVFYQSARPDQTVALTGGFRTPSDALVGPVALTAVRGLNLDVLVLGVHGMQVRAGFTTPNLMEAETDQALVDASASLVVAADHTKWGTVGMSTIAPLDRCDVLVTDAGIDEEARTTLSEHVGRLVVADVHREET, encoded by the coding sequence ATGCTGGCCGCGCAGCGCCAAGCGCTGATCCTCGAACAGATCAGGCGGACCGGCGGGGTGCGCGTCACCGAGCTCGTCGAGAGCCTCGACGTGTCGGACATGACCGTCCGGCGCGACCTGGACGCGCTGGCCGGGCGCGGTGCCGTCCGCAAGGTGCACGGCGGGGCCGTCGCCGCGGAGGGCGCCCGCACCGAGGAGCCCGGGTTCGAGGCCAAGTCGACCCGCCAGGAGAACGAGAAGCACGCCATCGCCCGGGCCGTCGCCGACCTGGTCGAACCGCACAGCGCCGTGGGCCTGTCGGCGGGGACCACCACCGCCACGGTCGCCCGCTACCTCACCTACGTGCCCGGCCTGACGGTCGTCACCAACTCCCTGCGCGTGGCCGAGGTGTTCTACCAGTCCGCGCGCCCCGACCAGACCGTCGCGCTCACCGGCGGCTTCCGCACGCCCTCGGACGCCCTGGTCGGCCCCGTCGCCCTCACCGCCGTGCGCGGACTCAACCTGGACGTGCTCGTCCTGGGCGTGCACGGGATGCAGGTCCGCGCGGGCTTCACCACTCCCAACCTCATGGAGGCCGAGACCGACCAGGCCCTCGTCGACGCCTCCGCCTCGCTCGTAGTCGCCGCCGACCACACCAAGTGGGGCACCGTCGGCATGAGCACGATCGCGCCGCTGGACCGCTGCGACGTGCTCGTCACCGACGCCGGGATCGACGAGGAAGCCCGGACCACCCTGTCCGAACACGTCGGCCGGCTCGTCGTCGCCGACGTCCACCGGGAAGAGACATGA
- a CDS encoding glycoside hydrolase family 2 TIM barrel-domain containing protein: MPTHPEHAPSYLESRTPSAGTEPPRAAFASDAPALDLDGDWRFRLAPTAAGGPGAFEREDHDDSAWDTLPVPAHWQLHGYGAPAYTNIAYPFPIDPPHVPDDNPTGEYRRAFDLPESWPEGPAVLRFEGVDSCYAVWLNGHELGHATGSRLPSEFEVGALLRPGRNVLAVRVHQWSAASYLEDQDMWWLSGIFRGVRLLACPDRGVRDLEVRASYDHTSGTGVLRVDTETPGLVTVPELGLVDAATGTDHEVGPVEPWSAEVPRLYDGELVTPGERVPLRVGFRTVEVSGGLLRVNGRPLLLRGVNRHEWDPDRGRAVTWETMREDVLLMKRHNVNAVRTSHYPPHPDFLDLCDELGLWVVDECDLETHGFEDVGWRNNPSDDPLWHDAFLDRMARTVERDKNHPSVILWSLGNESGGGRNLRAMAEWTRRRDPGRPVHYEGAADPAYTDLYSRMYATHEEVAAIGRRSGLPEGDPGLVDRPFVMVEYAHAMGTGPGGLEEYQRLVEAHPHVQGGFVWEWIDHGIRRREDDGTEWFAYGGDFGEVVHDANFVADGLLMPDRTPGPGLAALAKTFEPLRLVPDPENGTVAVTNTWQVLDTAGLELRWDLREEGEPVAGGVLAAKPVGPGETAVLPLPDLPEPSAAGRETWLTVSAHLAGDLPWAEAGHEVAWGQARVDRPRADGSGSDRITPSQPVTHHRPGATERELGYHPQRTPSAQYPPLATEGDTVTVGPAEFDARTGRALSVAGLPLAALELDVWRAPTDNDQARHGESVEVPWRRAGLDRMTHRVLSVEREDAALRVRTRVAAANSDIGLLADYTWTGDAEALVLDLAVEAVGDWPCPLPRVGVRLELPPELGEVDWFGRGPGEAYRDVAQAARVGRFTSSVDGLQTPYLRPQENGNRLGTRRLDLRSPEGRGLRVEGAPEFDFTVRRWSTAALDRARHPHELRPEDRIHLHLDAAHQGIGSASCGPGVLPQHRLTPGTHRLRLVLRPLA, from the coding sequence GTGCCCACTCACCCCGAACACGCCCCCTCCTACCTGGAGAGCCGTACCCCGTCCGCGGGCACCGAGCCGCCCCGGGCCGCCTTCGCCTCCGACGCCCCCGCCCTGGACCTGGACGGCGACTGGCGCTTCCGCCTCGCGCCCACCGCCGCGGGCGGCCCCGGCGCCTTCGAGCGGGAGGACCACGACGACTCCGCCTGGGACACCCTCCCCGTCCCCGCCCACTGGCAGCTGCACGGGTACGGCGCCCCCGCCTACACCAACATCGCCTACCCCTTCCCGATCGACCCGCCGCACGTGCCCGACGACAACCCCACGGGCGAGTACCGGCGCGCCTTCGACCTGCCCGAGTCGTGGCCCGAGGGTCCGGCCGTCCTGCGCTTCGAGGGCGTCGACTCCTGCTACGCCGTGTGGCTCAACGGCCACGAGCTGGGCCACGCCACGGGCAGTCGGCTGCCCAGCGAGTTCGAGGTCGGAGCGCTGCTGCGCCCCGGGCGCAACGTGCTCGCGGTCCGCGTCCACCAGTGGTCGGCCGCCAGCTACCTGGAGGACCAGGACATGTGGTGGCTCTCGGGGATCTTCCGCGGTGTGCGCCTGCTCGCGTGCCCCGACCGGGGCGTGCGCGACCTGGAGGTGCGCGCCTCCTACGACCACACGTCCGGCACCGGCGTCCTGCGCGTGGACACCGAGACCCCCGGTCTGGTCACCGTGCCCGAACTCGGCCTGGTCGACGCGGCGACGGGGACCGACCACGAGGTCGGGCCGGTCGAGCCCTGGTCGGCCGAGGTTCCCCGGCTCTACGACGGCGAGCTCGTCACCCCGGGGGAGCGGGTCCCCCTGCGCGTGGGCTTCCGGACCGTGGAGGTCTCCGGCGGGCTGCTGCGGGTGAACGGCCGGCCGCTGCTGCTGCGCGGCGTGAACCGGCACGAGTGGGACCCCGACCGCGGCCGTGCCGTCACCTGGGAGACCATGCGCGAGGACGTCCTGCTCATGAAGCGGCACAACGTCAACGCCGTGCGCACCAGCCACTACCCGCCCCACCCCGACTTCCTCGACCTGTGCGACGAACTCGGCCTGTGGGTGGTCGACGAGTGCGATCTGGAGACCCACGGCTTCGAGGACGTCGGCTGGCGGAACAACCCCTCCGACGACCCCCTCTGGCACGACGCCTTCCTGGACCGGATGGCCCGCACGGTCGAGCGGGACAAGAACCACCCCAGCGTCATCCTGTGGTCCCTGGGCAACGAGTCCGGCGGCGGCCGGAACCTGCGCGCCATGGCCGAGTGGACCCGCCGACGCGACCCCGGGCGGCCCGTGCACTACGAGGGCGCCGCCGATCCCGCCTACACCGACCTCTACTCGCGCATGTACGCCACCCACGAGGAGGTGGCGGCGATCGGGCGCCGGTCCGGCCTGCCCGAGGGCGACCCCGGCCTGGTCGACCGCCCGTTCGTCATGGTCGAGTACGCCCACGCGATGGGCACCGGACCCGGCGGGCTGGAGGAGTACCAGCGGCTCGTGGAGGCCCACCCGCACGTCCAGGGCGGGTTCGTCTGGGAGTGGATCGACCACGGGATCAGGCGCCGGGAGGACGACGGCACGGAGTGGTTCGCCTACGGCGGCGACTTCGGCGAGGTCGTGCACGACGCCAACTTCGTCGCGGACGGCCTGCTGATGCCCGACCGCACCCCGGGGCCCGGCCTGGCGGCGCTGGCCAAGACCTTCGAGCCGCTGCGCCTGGTGCCCGACCCGGAGAACGGCACGGTCGCGGTCACCAACACCTGGCAGGTGCTGGACACCGCCGGACTGGAACTGCGCTGGGACCTGCGGGAGGAGGGCGAACCCGTCGCCGGCGGCGTCCTCGCCGCCAAGCCGGTCGGGCCGGGCGAGACCGCGGTCCTGCCCCTGCCCGACCTGCCCGAACCGTCGGCCGCCGGCCGGGAGACGTGGCTGACGGTGTCCGCGCACCTGGCCGGTGACCTGCCCTGGGCGGAGGCCGGGCACGAGGTGGCCTGGGGACAGGCCCGCGTGGACCGTCCGCGCGCGGACGGGTCGGGATCCGACCGGATCACCCCCTCCCAACCCGTCACCCACCATCGCCCAGGGGCGACAGAACGGGAGCTGGGCTACCACCCTCAACGGACGCCTTCGGCGCAGTACCCCCCACTTGCCACCGAGGGCGACACGGTCACCGTGGGCCCGGCGGAGTTCGACGCCCGTACCGGCCGGGCGCTCTCCGTCGCGGGGCTGCCCCTCGCGGCCCTGGAACTGGACGTGTGGCGCGCGCCCACGGACAACGACCAGGCCAGGCACGGCGAGTCCGTGGAGGTACCGTGGCGCCGCGCGGGCCTGGACCGGATGACGCACCGCGTGCTGTCGGTCGAGCGGGAGGACGCGGCCCTGCGGGTGCGGACCCGGGTGGCGGCGGCCAACAGCGACATCGGTCTCCTGGCCGACTACACGTGGACGGGCGACGCGGAGGCGCTGGTCCTGGACCTGGCGGTCGAGGCGGTCGGCGACTGGCCCTGCCCGCTGCCCAGGGTCGGCGTGCGGCTGGAGCTGCCGCCGGAGCTGGGGGAGGTCGACTGGTTCGGCCGGGGGCCGGGCGAGGCCTACCGCGACGTCGCTCAGGCGGCGAGGGTGGGGCGCTTCACGAGCTCCGTGGACGGGCTCCAGACGCCCTACCTGCGGCCCCAGGAGAACGGCAACCGTCTGGGGACCCGCCGGCTGGACCTGCGCTCTCCCGAGGGCCGCGGCCTGCGGGTGGAGGGCGCCCCCGAGTTCGACTTCACCGTGCGCCGGTGGAGCACGGCGGCCCTGGACCGGGCCCGGCACCCGCACGAACTGCGCCCGGAGGACCGGATCCACCTGCACCTGGACGCGGCGCACCAGGGGATCGGCTCCGCGTCCTGCGGACCGGGGGTGCTGCCCCAGCACCGGCTGACCCCGGGCACGCACCGGCTGCGCCTGGTCCTGCGGCCCCTGGCCTGA
- a CDS encoding response regulator transcription factor has protein sequence MRVLVVEDEPYMADAIRDALRLAAIAADVAGDGDTALELLGTNSYDIAVLDRDVPGPSGDEIARHIVASGSGTPILMLTAADRLDDKASGFGLGADDYLTKPFELRELVLRLRALDRRRARTRPPVLEIAGLRLDPFRREVYRDGRYVALTRKQFAVLEVLVTAEGGVVGAEELLERAWDENADPFTNAVRITVSGLRKRLGEPWVIATEPGVGYRIDTGSGTGTDSGTGAGVETGTHRSEGADRG, from the coding sequence ATGCGTGTCTTGGTCGTCGAGGACGAGCCCTACATGGCGGACGCCATCCGTGACGCCCTGCGCCTGGCGGCGATCGCGGCGGACGTCGCGGGCGACGGCGACACCGCCCTGGAACTGCTGGGCACCAACAGTTACGACATCGCCGTCCTGGACCGCGACGTGCCCGGCCCGTCCGGTGACGAGATCGCCCGGCACATCGTCGCCTCGGGCAGCGGCACGCCGATCCTGATGCTCACCGCCGCCGACCGCCTCGACGACAAGGCCTCCGGGTTCGGGCTCGGCGCCGACGACTACCTCACGAAGCCGTTCGAGCTCCGCGAACTCGTGCTGCGCCTGCGAGCGCTCGACCGCAGGCGCGCCCGCACCAGGCCGCCCGTCCTGGAGATCGCGGGCCTGCGCCTGGACCCGTTCCGCCGCGAGGTGTACCGCGACGGCCGCTACGTCGCGCTCACCCGCAAGCAGTTCGCCGTGCTCGAAGTCCTCGTCACCGCGGAGGGCGGCGTGGTCGGCGCCGAAGAGCTTCTGGAGCGCGCGTGGGACGAGAACGCCGACCCGTTCACCAACGCCGTGCGCATCACCGTCTCGGGACTGCGCAAACGCCTCGGCGAGCCCTGGGTCATCGCCACGGAGCCCGGCGTCGGCTACCGCATCGACACGGGGTCCGGCACGGGTACCGACAGCGGCACCGGGGCCGGTGTCGAGACCGGGACGCACCGGTCGGAGGGAGCGGACCGTGGGTAG
- a CDS encoding EamA family transporter, with the protein MSGHRIALNSLVTAIAPAVWGSTYLVTTEFLPPDRPLLAAAVRALPAGLALLAITRVLPSGVWWWRSLVLGTLNIGVFLYLLFVAAYLLPGGVAALVMSVQPVVVLLLGALLLGARVRAVHVLACLLGAVGVGLLVVGPEAALDPAGIAAGLAAAASMATGMVLTKRWGRPEGVGVLAMTGWQLTAGGLLLTPAALLVEGLPSHVTGANLAGFAYLGIVGALLSYALWFRGLERLPALAVSFLSFASPLAATVLGFVFVGETLTPVQLLGALGAVAAVVLVQVTSAPPARSDTADSADTGAGDTGDGDTGDPDARPSVEEAERAGAGGVR; encoded by the coding sequence ATGAGCGGCCACCGCATCGCCCTGAACTCCCTGGTCACCGCGATCGCCCCGGCCGTGTGGGGCAGCACCTACCTGGTGACGACCGAATTCCTGCCGCCCGACCGCCCCCTGCTGGCCGCGGCCGTGCGCGCCCTGCCCGCGGGGCTCGCCCTGCTGGCCATCACGCGGGTCCTGCCCAGCGGGGTGTGGTGGTGGCGCTCCCTGGTCCTGGGCACGCTCAACATCGGAGTGTTCCTCTACCTGCTCTTCGTCGCCGCCTACCTGCTGCCCGGCGGGGTGGCCGCGCTGGTCATGTCCGTGCAGCCGGTCGTGGTGCTGCTCCTGGGCGCTCTGCTGCTGGGCGCCCGCGTCCGCGCCGTCCACGTCCTGGCGTGCCTGCTCGGAGCCGTCGGGGTCGGGCTGCTGGTCGTGGGCCCCGAGGCGGCCCTGGACCCGGCCGGGATCGCGGCCGGGCTGGCCGCCGCCGCGAGCATGGCGACCGGCATGGTGCTCACCAAGCGCTGGGGGCGGCCGGAGGGCGTGGGCGTGCTGGCCATGACCGGCTGGCAGCTCACCGCGGGCGGACTGCTGCTGACTCCGGCGGCCCTGCTGGTGGAGGGCCTGCCGTCGCACGTCACGGGCGCCAACCTCGCCGGATTCGCCTACCTCGGCATCGTGGGGGCTCTGCTCTCCTACGCCCTCTGGTTCCGCGGCCTGGAGCGGCTGCCCGCGCTGGCGGTGTCGTTCCTGTCCTTCGCCAGCCCGCTGGCCGCCACGGTCCTCGGATTCGTGTTCGTCGGGGAGACCCTCACGCCCGTCCAGCTCCTGGGCGCCCTGGGCGCGGTCGCGGCGGTCGTCCTCGTCCAGGTCACCTCCGCCCCTCCGGCCAGGAGCGACACGGCCGACTCGGCGGACACGGGCGCGGGCGACACGGGCGACGGCGACACGGGCGACCCGGACGCCCGCCCGTCCGTGGAGGAAGCGGAGCGGGCGGGCGCCGGGGGCGTCCGTTGA
- a CDS encoding CsbD family protein, with amino-acid sequence MSEKDEFRHKADEYKAKAKEGLGKATGNEQWQAEGKTEKSASKLKQAGEKLKDALTPDKKPGGH; translated from the coding sequence ATGTCCGAGAAGGACGAGTTCCGGCACAAGGCCGACGAGTACAAGGCCAAGGCCAAGGAAGGCCTCGGCAAGGCCACCGGCAACGAGCAGTGGCAGGCGGAGGGCAAGACCGAGAAGTCCGCTTCCAAGCTCAAGCAGGCCGGTGAGAAGCTCAAGGACGCGCTGACCCCGGACAAGAAGCCGGGTGGACACTGA